The Winogradskyella schleiferi genome contains the following window.
TGGTTGCGGACATGCAGCTTCTACAATGATTATGGCAAAAGCCTTTCCTAATTCAGAATTTATTGGTTTCGATTTTCATCAAGGTTCAATAGATCATGCCGCTTTACATGCCAAAGAATCTGGATTGGATAATATTTCATTTCAAGTTGCAACAGCAAAGGACTTTCCGGGAATTGATTATGACCTCGTCACTTTTTTCGATTGTCTACATGATATGGGTGATCCAGAAGGTGCTTGCGCTCATACGGTAAAAGCATTAAAACCAGATGGCACTTGTATGATTGTTGAACCGTTTGCTAATGATACTTTAAAAGACAACATCAATCCTGTTAGTAGGGCTTTTTACTCGTTTTCAACCTTATTGTGTACGCCAAGTTCTATGAGTCAAGAAGTAGGCTTGGCATTAGGTGCTCAAGCAGGTGAAAAACGATTAAGTGAAGTGGCGCTAAAAGGAGGCTTTAATCACTTTAGAAGAGCTACAGAAACGCCTTTTAATTTAATACTTGAGGCTAGGCTTTAATGAAAATTTCAAATTATTATAAATCATTTATATAACATTATGAAAACTAAATTTAAAATTACATTCCTTATTATCTGTGCATTATTTATTGTGGGATTTTGTAACAGTGACGATGGGCAAACTAACGACCGTGAAGACCTAATCAATACGCAATACCCTGAAGCGAAACAAGAGGTGATCGAAACCTGGGCTGCCATTGAACAAAGCGTTAGAGAGGGTGATATGGATAAGCTGATTTCCTTTCACGGCTATAGTCCAAAGTTTACTGAATATAAAAATGGAGAAGTAGTAAATGATGGAGCAGCAAACGAAGCTTACGAACGAAGAGCTTATGGTGCAGTAACCGAAGTAGTAAGCTTTGCTACAAACGATTTTAAAGTCGCCGTTTATGGTGATGTAGCTAATATGACGTTTCAGTCTGATTTTCAAATAAAATTTGGGGATAATCTAGCTGTTATTAAAGAACAAACAACATTATTATTCGTAAGAACAAACTACGGATGGAAAATTGTTCATGAACATCATTCACCTTTGAACACTGCAGATTAATGTTATAAATAATAGTAACTTTACGCTGTGAATCATAAACAGCAATACACCGAACTTATAAAAACCGAAGCCAAACGCCTCGGTTTTTTGTCATGTGGCATAAGTAAAGCACAATTTTTAGACGAAGAAGCTCCACGTTTAGAGGCGTGGTTAAATAAGAATATGAATGGCGAAATGCGTTATATGGAAAACCATTTCGATAAGCGTTTAGATCCAACTTTGCTTGTTGAAGGTTCAAAAAGTGTAGTGTCGTTATTATTGAATTATTATCCTTCTGAAATACAAAATGAGGATTCCTATAAGTTATCAAAATATGCTTATGGAACAGATTATCATTTCGTTATAAAGGACAAATTAAAATCACTTTTACATTATATACAAGATGAAATTGGCGAGGTTGGTGGTCGAGCTTTTGTAGATTCGGCACCAGTTTTAGATAAGGCTTGGGCAGCAAAATCGGGTTTAGGTTGGATAGGAAAACACTCCAACCTATTAACGCAACAAGTAGGTTCGTTTTATTTTATTGCTGAATTAATCATCGATTTAGAACTCGAATACGATACACCAGTGACCGACCATTGCGGTACATGTACAGCTTGTATAGACGCCTGCCCAACAGAAGCCATCACAGAACCTTATGTGGTAGATGGCAGTAAATGTATTTCTTATTTTACTATAGAACTTAAAGAACATATACCCTCAGAATTCAAAGGTCAATTTAACGATTGGATATTTGGTTGCGATATCTGTCAGGATGTTTGCCCTTGGAACCGCTTTTCCAAACCGCACAAAGAACCCTTATTCAATCCACATCCCGAATTATTGGATATGACCAAAAAAGATTGGGAAGAGATTACCGAAGATACCTTTAGAAAAGTTTTTCAGAAGTCCGCAGTGAAGCGTACTAAGTTTTCTGGTTTGGAACGGAATATTAAGTTTGTTAAGGACTAATTCTTGGTCGATGCTCTTTTAATAAGTTTAGTTTCCAACGCTACGGTCTTAAATTTTACTGGCAAATTTTGTTTTCGTTTTTTAATCTCCTTGTATAAAAGTTTAAATGCTTCTTTCCCCATGTCATAACCCGGTTGATTAATGGTTGTTAAGGTTGGGGATATCACTGAAGACATAAACCAATTGCTAAACCCAACAATAGAAATATCTTCAGGTATGTTAATTCCTAATTTGTTAAATTCTGTCATGGCTCCAATTGCTACTAAATCTGTATTGATAAAAATACCATCGACATCTTTATGATCGTTAAATAATTTTCTTGCATTCTCTTTACCCTCTTCAAAACTATTGTCGCCACATTCACAGATATAGACTAAAGACGGATCGTATGTTAAACCATTATCCATCAAAGCTTTTTTATATCCAAGGAAACGGTCAATTGAGTTTTGAGGTAAAAGAGGGCCTCTAAAGTGAGCAATACGTTTACAGCCTGAATCAATTAAATGTTGAGTAGCCATATAAGCTGCTTTCCGATCATCAATTATTACCTTTGAGCAATTTACAATTTTTGCGATTTTATCAAACATCACCAGAGGTAATTCTTGGGATATTAAGTTGTTAAGATGTTTGAAATCCCCAGTTCCATTGGCAAGAGAGATAAGGATGCCGTCAACCCTTTTGCTTAACAATAAATCTAATTGCTTCTTTTCGAGCTCGTAAGATTCATTGGACTGAAGAATTATAACGAGATAACCTTTTTTTTCGGCTCTAGCAATAATGCCCTTTATAACACTTGAAAAAAAATGATGAACAACCTCTGGAATGATAAGTCCTATCGTTTTTGATTCTTTAGTCCTAAGATTGACAGCAAATGCATTTGGTTTATAATTTAAAACTTCTGCAGTTTCCTTAACTAAACGCTTTGTCTTTTTACTCACATCAGGATAATCTTTTAACGCTTTTGAAACGGTTGAAACGGACATTCCGAGAGTTTCTGCAATTTCTTTTAAAGTAACTTCCTTCATAATTAAAAAAGATAAATAGGATACAAAAGTAACAAATTCGAAAACGTTTTCGGTAAATCGAAAACGTTTTCGATACGAATTTCTTAAATATTTTTAATCTTAACTATAAATTTGATAAATATTACGCTAATAAAATACTAATTAAACAACATTTAAAAATGAAATCAATTAAAAACAAAATGTATTTATTGCTTCTGTTTACCATGGTAACAGCAGCAGTTTCTGCACAGAGCAGTATCTCAGGTGTCGTAAAGGATTCTGAGGGCATAACACTTCCAGGTGTTAATGTAATTTTAGAAGGTACATCAAAAGGTGCCGTTTCCGATTTAGATGGAAATTATGTGATTACTAATGTTGAAAATGGAACATACACCATTGTAGGTTCTTATTTGGGTTTTACAACATTTAGAAAGTCAGTTACAATCGATGGTAGTGATATTACTGTTGACATTACAATGGCCGAAGATGCCGAATCTTTAGATCAAGTGATTGTTACAGGCGTAACAAATCCAAGATCTAAAATTGAGTCTAGTGTGTCTGTAACTACGATGAGACCAGATAAAATTCAAGAGTCAGCTCCTAGGACAACAGCAGAAATTTTTAGAACTATTCCTGGTATTCGTTCAGAATCTTCAGGTGGTGAAGGTAACTCTAATATTGCAGTTCGTGGTGTGCCAGTATCTTCAGGTGGTTCTAAGTATGTACAACTTCAAGAAGATGGTTTACCAGTGTTATTATTTGGTGATATGTCTTTTGCCACAGCAGATATTTTCACGAGATTTGATAATAATATAGGTAGAATTGAAGCTATCAGAGGTGGCTCTGCATCTACATTATCTACAAACTCTCCAGGTGCTATAATTAACTTAATTAGTAAAACTGGTAAGACAGAAGGCGGCTCTATTGGAACTTCTTTTGGTTTAGATTACAGTTCATTTAGAACCGATTTCGATTATGGTTCACCAATAGGTGAAGGATTATATTTTCACATGGGTGGGTTTTATCGTGTAGGTGAAGGTATTAGAGATGCTGGTTATACCGCTAATAATGGAGGACAATTTAAATTTAATTTAACGAAGGAATTTGATAAAGGTTACGTTAGAGTATATGCAAAATATTTGAATGATAGAGCAATTGCTTATTTACCTAACCCAATTCAAGTAACAGGCA
Protein-coding sequences here:
- a CDS encoding nuclear transport factor 2 family protein; protein product: MKTKFKITFLIICALFIVGFCNSDDGQTNDREDLINTQYPEAKQEVIETWAAIEQSVREGDMDKLISFHGYSPKFTEYKNGEVVNDGAANEAYERRAYGAVTEVVSFATNDFKVAVYGDVANMTFQSDFQIKFGDNLAVIKEQTTLLFVRTNYGWKIVHEHHSPLNTAD
- a CDS encoding LacI family DNA-binding transcriptional regulator; amino-acid sequence: MKEVTLKEIAETLGMSVSTVSKALKDYPDVSKKTKRLVKETAEVLNYKPNAFAVNLRTKESKTIGLIIPEVVHHFFSSVIKGIIARAEKKGYLVIILQSNESYELEKKQLDLLLSKRVDGILISLANGTGDFKHLNNLISQELPLVMFDKIAKIVNCSKVIIDDRKAAYMATQHLIDSGCKRIAHFRGPLLPQNSIDRFLGYKKALMDNGLTYDPSLVYICECGDNSFEEGKENARKLFNDHKDVDGIFINTDLVAIGAMTEFNKLGINIPEDISIVGFSNWFMSSVISPTLTTINQPGYDMGKEAFKLLYKEIKKRKQNLPVKFKTVALETKLIKRASTKN
- the queG gene encoding tRNA epoxyqueuosine(34) reductase QueG yields the protein MNHKQQYTELIKTEAKRLGFLSCGISKAQFLDEEAPRLEAWLNKNMNGEMRYMENHFDKRLDPTLLVEGSKSVVSLLLNYYPSEIQNEDSYKLSKYAYGTDYHFVIKDKLKSLLHYIQDEIGEVGGRAFVDSAPVLDKAWAAKSGLGWIGKHSNLLTQQVGSFYFIAELIIDLELEYDTPVTDHCGTCTACIDACPTEAITEPYVVDGSKCISYFTIELKEHIPSEFKGQFNDWIFGCDICQDVCPWNRFSKPHKEPLFNPHPELLDMTKKDWEEITEDTFRKVFQKSAVKRTKFSGLERNIKFVKD